The following coding sequences are from one Desulfosporosinus orientis DSM 765 window:
- a CDS encoding polyprenyl synthetase family protein gives MNMDGNITKEIELLLKGSGLSEGVVSTIQQWLDAGFRSKGRYGWAQLTLITCDSTGGVLEEGLPGAVAMELYALAADILDDIQDQDNNSLPWRKVPPAQAINLATCILVLSYQALSVLSNPRYFEEVSKVLNQIGLQACDGQFNEFLNDSKDKITFVEYFEVINKKSAGLMAGACKIGAILGGAEQTLVSELEQFGTCLGIMSQIKNDLDDFLNLETKSDFVKGRKTLPFVYLLNVLNEIEAEELKYLSTLASKGLAEFGPHEKEQLRELVVNEGTVHYCSAIHEMYKQRALDILKGMPIPEKRKEKLIQLVG, from the coding sequence ATGAATATGGACGGAAATATTACGAAGGAAATAGAACTGCTTTTGAAGGGTTCAGGGCTTAGCGAGGGTGTGGTAAGCACCATCCAACAGTGGCTTGATGCCGGTTTTCGAAGCAAGGGCAGGTATGGCTGGGCCCAATTAACCCTAATAACTTGCGACAGCACTGGGGGAGTCTTAGAAGAAGGACTGCCCGGAGCTGTCGCTATGGAACTTTATGCCTTGGCAGCGGATATTTTGGACGATATTCAAGATCAGGATAACAACAGTCTGCCCTGGCGTAAAGTTCCTCCTGCCCAAGCCATTAATTTAGCTACTTGTATCCTGGTTCTCAGCTACCAGGCCCTTTCGGTTCTATCTAATCCCAGGTATTTCGAGGAAGTAAGCAAGGTTCTTAACCAGATTGGGTTGCAAGCCTGTGATGGGCAATTTAATGAGTTTCTGAATGACAGTAAGGATAAAATTACCTTTGTCGAATATTTTGAGGTTATTAATAAAAAATCCGCTGGCTTAATGGCCGGCGCTTGTAAAATTGGGGCGATCTTAGGAGGAGCAGAGCAAACCCTTGTTTCGGAGTTAGAACAATTCGGCACGTGTTTAGGGATCATGAGTCAAATCAAAAATGACCTCGACGACTTCCTGAATTTAGAAACTAAAAGTGATTTCGTTAAAGGCAGGAAAACTCTTCCTTTTGTTTATCTTCTCAATGTGCTTAATGAGATAGAAGCTGAAGAGTTAAAGTATCTTAGTACTTTGGCAAGTAAAGGTTTAGCTGAATTCGGGCCCCATGAAAAAGAACAGTTAAGAGAATTGGTGGTCAATGAGGGGACTGTTCATTATTGTTCAGCAATTCACGAGATGTATAAGCAGCGTGCACTGGATATTTTAAAGGGAATGCCAATTCCGGAAAAAAGAAAAGAGAAGTTGATTCAGCTTGTTGGATAA
- a CDS encoding CpsD/CapB family tyrosine-protein kinase, translated as MVYSLITFEKTKSPISEAYRTLRTNVQFTNVDSNTQKIVVTSSGPGEGKSHTVANLAVSMAQSGKSVLIIDADLRNPTQHKLFGLDNRVGLSIYLVEDGDYGGYIRDTAVPSVRVLPAGPVPPNPAELLGSKGMEHLLEGAGGEFDMVLIDTPPVIAVTDALILAQEVDGVILVLASGEVDKGYAQKAKGLLDKLEIKILGAVLNKVGMNSHEYYYYNYYNSAKDM; from the coding sequence TTGGTCTATTCGTTAATCACCTTTGAGAAAACAAAATCTCCAATCTCAGAGGCCTATCGGACCCTTAGAACGAATGTTCAGTTTACGAATGTGGATTCAAACACTCAAAAAATAGTGGTGACGAGTTCAGGTCCTGGGGAGGGGAAATCTCATACAGTGGCTAATCTGGCGGTTAGTATGGCTCAATCCGGAAAATCTGTGCTGATTATTGACGCTGATTTACGGAATCCCACCCAGCATAAACTATTCGGCTTGGATAATAGAGTGGGGTTATCCATTTACCTGGTTGAGGATGGAGACTATGGAGGATATATCCGGGATACGGCTGTGCCAAGTGTCCGGGTTCTCCCGGCAGGTCCTGTTCCTCCCAATCCTGCAGAGCTGCTCGGATCCAAAGGAATGGAACACTTGCTGGAGGGAGCCGGTGGGGAATTTGACATGGTCCTCATTGATACTCCTCCCGTGATTGCAGTTACAGATGCCTTAATTCTTGCCCAGGAAGTGGATGGAGTCATCCTGGTGTTAGCCTCAGGGGAAGTGGACAAGGGTTATGCGCAAAAAGCCAAGGGACTGCTGGATAAGTTGGAGATTAAGATTCTCGGGGCGGTTCTCAATAAAGTAGGCATGAATAGCCATGAATATTACTATTACAACTATTATAACTCTGCGAAGGATATGTAA